A section of the Acidobacterium capsulatum ATCC 51196 genome encodes:
- a CDS encoding ABC transporter ATP-binding protein produces the protein MSTPEKPPIEIPTETPHHGHDHGGAPGHPSGESPNGHHDPAKQPYIAFEHVSKAFGSQVVLDDVSFFVLPGEVLCILGRSGVGKSVSLQNIVGFLKPDAGRILVAGEDITGFTDKQMQLIRRKVTMVFQNGALFDSLTVRENVAFPLRERNELQEDQIMQIVKGLLDMVGVHEDLFDELPSGLSTGMKRSVAIARALAAQPEAILYDEPTTMVDPLIARLLGDLILKLKHQLRLTSIVVTHDMRFAERLADRVLFLHQGKAHFFGTMEEMKQSKDEILQQFLELDTLVLPGA, from the coding sequence TTGAGTACGCCCGAGAAGCCGCCGATTGAGATTCCCACTGAGACCCCGCACCATGGCCATGACCACGGCGGTGCGCCCGGCCATCCTTCGGGTGAATCCCCCAACGGCCATCACGACCCGGCAAAACAGCCCTACATCGCCTTCGAGCACGTCAGCAAGGCATTCGGCAGCCAGGTGGTTCTCGATGACGTCAGCTTCTTCGTCCTCCCAGGGGAGGTCCTCTGCATCCTCGGCCGTTCCGGCGTCGGCAAATCCGTCTCGCTGCAAAACATTGTCGGCTTCCTCAAGCCCGATGCCGGCCGCATCCTCGTCGCCGGCGAAGACATCACCGGTTTCACTGACAAGCAGATGCAGCTCATCCGCCGCAAAGTCACCATGGTCTTCCAGAACGGAGCGCTCTTTGACTCCCTTACCGTGCGCGAAAACGTCGCCTTCCCGCTGCGTGAGCGCAATGAGTTGCAGGAAGATCAGATCATGCAGATCGTCAAAGGCCTGCTCGACATGGTAGGCGTTCATGAGGATTTATTTGATGAGCTGCCCTCCGGGCTTTCCACCGGCATGAAGCGCTCGGTCGCCATCGCGCGCGCCCTGGCCGCGCAGCCCGAGGCCATTCTTTATGACGAGCCCACCACCATGGTCGACCCGCTCATCGCGCGGCTGCTGGGCGATCTTATCCTCAAGCTCAAGCACCAGCTCCGGCTCACCAGCATCGTCGTCACGCATGACATGCGCTTTGCCGAGCGGCTTGCCGACCGCGTGCTCTTTTTGCATCAGGGCAAAGCCCATTTCTTCGGCACCATGGAAGAGATGAAACAATCCAAAGACGAGATTTTGCAGCAATTTTTAGAACTGGATACGCTGGTTCTTCCCGGAGCGTAG
- a CDS encoding lipocalin-like domain-containing protein, which yields MEQAQPQDFVGTWRLVEYTFHHEDGTVERPWGEDVTGYLLYTPQGYMSANLSPARRNWRFRRARLKAEVPAAEEGGLARLARRGVPRDYIAYSGRFELKDGMIIHHVEVSLFPHWVGLPQHRYYEFCENQLTLRTSSINSGRDRVVAQLRWQRVD from the coding sequence ATGGAGCAGGCACAACCGCAGGACTTTGTAGGCACCTGGCGCCTTGTGGAGTACACCTTTCACCACGAAGACGGCACCGTCGAGCGGCCGTGGGGCGAGGACGTGACCGGCTATCTGCTTTACACCCCGCAAGGCTACATGAGCGCCAACCTGAGCCCGGCGCGCCGCAACTGGCGCTTCCGCCGCGCCCGTCTCAAGGCCGAGGTTCCGGCCGCCGAAGAGGGCGGCCTCGCGCGCCTCGCCCGCCGTGGCGTGCCCCGCGACTACATCGCCTACTCCGGCCGCTTTGAGCTGAAAGACGGCATGATCATCCACCACGTAGAGGTCAGCCTCTTCCCGCACTGGGTCGGCCTGCCGCAGCATCGCTATTACGAGTTCTGCGAAAACCAGCTCACCCTCCGCACCTCCTCCATCAACAGCGGCCGCGACCGCGTCGTCGCCCAGCTTCGCTGGCAGCGAGTGGATTAG